A region from the Hypomesus transpacificus isolate Combined female chromosome 11, fHypTra1, whole genome shotgun sequence genome encodes:
- the fam204a gene encoding protein FAM204A, producing MYRGLLPKGLTDLELSSDDEIDGVSQEAQSKSKGLVGSLQISEEEHCGASVEKEPFTANLIENDRSPDCSLPGISQGMWQKFKELQKKNNELKTTKLYRKGKRQRKKHKKVNKPATESMESNQEREHQVEHEKHWGGLKQYFGINDRFQPPASGDLTPQSGLEKSIESAIAGGDFAKAEEMSDRLATRELAVKIAKAADCRDFVQSKQEAEASRAAQKRKKQIAWGFEAKQRWETKSNMGYM from the exons ATGTATCGTGGACTTCTGCCTAAGGGTTTGACAGATTTAGAACTTAGTTCAGATGATGAGATCGATGGTGTAAGTCAAGAAGCACAGTCAAAATCCAAAGGTCTTGTTGGATCTCTGCAAATCAGCGAAGAAGAACATTGTGGGGCATCTGTAGAAAAAGAGCCTTTCACTGCCAATCTAATAGAAAATGATCGTTCTCCTGACTGCAGCTTACCAGGAATCTCACAAGGAATGTGGCAA AAATTCAAAGAGCTACAGAAGAAAAACAATGAGCTCAAGACAACAAAGCTGTACAGAAAAGGAAAACGGcagagaaaaaaacacaagaaaG TTAATAAACCTGCAACTGAGAGTATGGAATCTAACCAAGAAAG AGAACATCAGGTGGAGCACGAAAAGCATTGGGGTGGCCTCAAGCAGTACTTTGGCATCAATGATAGATTTCAGCCCCCTGCTAGTGGCGACCTCACTCCCCAG TCCGGCCTAGAAAAGAGCATAGAGAGTGCCATAGCTGGAGGGGACTTTGCCAAGGCGGAGGAGATGAGCGACAGACTCGCCACACGAGAG cTGGCCGTGAAAATTGCAAAAGCGGCCGATTGCCGTGACTTTGTGCAAAgcaaacaggaagcagaggcTTCGCGGGCAGCTCAGAAAAGGAAGAAGCAAATTGCTTgggg GTTTGAAGCCAAGCAAAGATGGGAGACCAAAAGCAATATGGGATACATGTGA